Within Alteromonas sp. LMIT006, the genomic segment CATGCACTCTGTATTTTTGTACCATGCGATAAAGGCCGGAATGGACATGGCGATCGTCAATGCGGGGCAACTTGAAGTCTATGATGAGATCCCGCAAGAGTTGCGTGATGCCGTTGAAGATGTGATCTTAAACCGTCATCCTGACGCGACAGATCGCTTATTGGAACTCGCACCCAAATACCAAGGTGATGGCAAGGCTGCTAAAGTAGAAGATTTGGCATGGCGCGAGTACCCGGTCAACAAGCGTTTAGAACACGCATTGGTCAAAGGCATTACCGAATACATCATTGAGGATACGGAAAGCGCACGTTTGGCTGCTGAGAAACCTTTGCATGTGATTGAAGGTCCACTCATGGACGGCATGAATGTGGTTGGCGATTTATTTGGTGAAGGCAAAATGTTTTTACCACAAGTGGTCAAGTCTGCACGTGTTATGAAACAAGCGGTTGCCTATTTACAACCCTTTATCGAAGCAGAAAAAGACGGTACGACCAAATCCAACGGCAAAATTGTCATGGCCACGGTCAAAGGCGATGTACATGATATCGGCAAAAACATCGTGGGTGTCGTATTGCAATGCAACAATTTTGAGGTGATTGATTTGGGTGTCATGGTGCCTTGTGACAAGATTTTGCAAGTTGCACGTGAAGAAAATGCTGACATGATTGGTTTGTCAGGTTTGATTACCCCTTCGCTGGATGAGATGGTGTATGTTGCCAAAGAAATGCAACGTACCGGCATGGACTTACCTTTACTCATTGGTGGCGCCACGACTTCCAAGGCCCATACGGCGGTCAAAATTGACGAACATTATCAGCACCCAACGGTCTATGTCTCGAACGCTTCCCGCGCCGTAGGCGTATGTCAGCAGTTATTGAACCAAGATACCCGTGAGGTATTTGCTGAAAAACTTGCCAAAGAATACGAGACGGTGCGTCTACAACATGCGCGCAAGAAACCTCGCACTGCACCGGTGACATTAGCACAAGCAAGAGACAATAAGTTTACGTGTGATTGGGATCAGGCCGAAATAATTATTCCCCGTAAATTAGGGGTAACTGAAGTGTCAGCTGACATTGCAACATTGCGTCAATACATTGATTGGACGCCGTTTTTTATGACCTGGTCATTAGCAGGTAAGTATCCACGCATCTTACAAGATGAGATTGTGGGGGCGGAAGCCACGCAGTTATTTGCCGATGCCAATACCATGTTAGATCGCTTGGAACAACAAGGTGGGTTAGAGTGTAAAGGCGTATTTGGTTTGTTTAAAGCCAATAGTGTTTATGAACGTATTGTGATTGAGAATGAGGCTGGTGAGATGTTCACAGCACACCATTTACGTCAGCAAACGCAAAAGCCCAAAGGGTTCAACTATTGTCTCGCTGATTATATTGCCCCTAAAGACTCAGGACGCACTGACTATGTTGGCGCGTTTGCGGTCACCGGTGGTATCGGTGAAGATGAGCTTGCCAAAGCATATGAGAAGCAAGGCGATGATTACAACTCCATTATGGTCAAAGCCATTGCCGATCGCTTAGCTGAAGCCTTTGCTGAATATTTACATCAACAAGTCAGAGTGGATTATTGGGGCTACGCACCGGATGAGGCCTTAGATAATAACGCGTTAATTCGTGAGCAATATCAAGGTATTCGACCAGCACCTGGTTATGCTGCGTGTCCTGAGCATACCGAAAAGCAACTTATTTGGGACTTGTTACAAGTTGAAGCGCGCATTGGCATGCAGTTGACGTCGAGTTATGCAATGTGGCCTGGTGCTTCGGTATCAGGCTGGTATTTTGCGCACCCTGACGCGCGTTATTTTGCTGTGGCACAGATCCAAGCCGACCAAGCACAAGCCTATGCTGAGGCAAAAGGCTGGACTGAGCGTGAACTAGAACAATGGTTGGCCCCGAACCTGTAAATTCCGTCGTTTGTTGTTATAATCCGTAACATAATAACAACAAGCGCGGAGTAACAGCGTTGCAACTGAATCGACATAAATTGATTTTTTACCGCAATGGGATGCCCCTGTTGGCTGACATTGCGGGCAATACGCCTTCAGTGCCGGTGGGTGATGCGGACCTTGTCATGCTAGACGTTTTGTGTCGTTTATCACAAAGCTCCCTTTTGAACAGTACCATTCGTGACAATGCGGTTTTTCAGCAATACTTTGCGCATTTGCAACCTGCTCAAATTGAACAACGATTAAGCCAATATCAAAGCGCGGGCGTGTTAGTTGATCACGTCGAGCACCCTCCCACTTTTTCTGATGTTCAACCCATCCGTCAGCATGCATCAT encodes:
- the metH gene encoding methionine synthase; translation: MQSASSFINIGERTNVTGSAVFKRLILNEEYEAALDVARQQVENGAQIIDINMDEAMLDSKAAMVRFLNLIAAEPDISRVPIMIDSSKWEVIEAGLQCVQGKAVVNSISLKEGPEPFLYQARLLKRYGAATVVMAFDEVGQADTIDRKFEICKRSYDLLVNEVGFPPEDIIFDPNIFAVATGIEEHNNYAVDFIEATRMIRTQLPHAHVSGGLSNISFSFRGNNPVREAMHSVFLYHAIKAGMDMAIVNAGQLEVYDEIPQELRDAVEDVILNRHPDATDRLLELAPKYQGDGKAAKVEDLAWREYPVNKRLEHALVKGITEYIIEDTESARLAAEKPLHVIEGPLMDGMNVVGDLFGEGKMFLPQVVKSARVMKQAVAYLQPFIEAEKDGTTKSNGKIVMATVKGDVHDIGKNIVGVVLQCNNFEVIDLGVMVPCDKILQVAREENADMIGLSGLITPSLDEMVYVAKEMQRTGMDLPLLIGGATTSKAHTAVKIDEHYQHPTVYVSNASRAVGVCQQLLNQDTREVFAEKLAKEYETVRLQHARKKPRTAPVTLAQARDNKFTCDWDQAEIIIPRKLGVTEVSADIATLRQYIDWTPFFMTWSLAGKYPRILQDEIVGAEATQLFADANTMLDRLEQQGGLECKGVFGLFKANSVYERIVIENEAGEMFTAHHLRQQTQKPKGFNYCLADYIAPKDSGRTDYVGAFAVTGGIGEDELAKAYEKQGDDYNSIMVKAIADRLAEAFAEYLHQQVRVDYWGYAPDEALDNNALIREQYQGIRPAPGYAACPEHTEKQLIWDLLQVEARIGMQLTSSYAMWPGASVSGWYFAHPDARYFAVAQIQADQAQAYAEAKGWTERELEQWLAPNL